A region of the Leptidea sinapis chromosome 14, ilLepSina1.1, whole genome shotgun sequence genome:
ttttttacaaaattatagccgtcatctatcaatccatcaatgactgcacgtttcatacaatcgagtgaatcggttttttcttagagagtttcgctaggctgacaaACAAAACATGAAAAACTTATCTAGATATCAATATTAATACACATGCCTAATCTAATTAAtcaaaaactaagaaaaaaccAAAGGAAACTTAATTCTagatcaacataataaggttTTAGCCCCAAAAAATTCTGCTACTCAAAAGATGAACTTTATTTATCGGCCTACCTAAAGCAAACTTTCTGTTTACAATTTACTGGACGAGTAACTTggttttattcaatttatatacaaatcaCGTGTTATTGCAAATTTGTTTGAAGTAGATTTGAGTGTGATGCACTAGATCTAGAATACAGAATGACACAATATTTATCCTTTCTATTACGATTGCTAATTGGCCCCCTATTTGCCCTTTAGGCTAGTCACTAGGTCCAATAAAGTGTTAATTCTCGATAAAGGTGCTAAAAATATGAGCAATGGCATTTATTCGATGAAGACGGTAGGTAGGTAAATAGCTACCTTTTACcacatgaaattattaaattgttaagATGAACGATGGAACAaattagatgaaaaaaaaatcttataaaagtttattgtatttttttaagttagctAAAACGGTGattgtggttttatgaaaacttaaaaaaatatatagtaaactatacaataaacatttatcgTGTAATATTGTTAAGGATAGGTATATATTAGAAGCAAAAAAGCAAGCTTTATCAAGAATTAATACCTACTTTTTAACTTGTTGACTAACCTACTTTTGTAGTTATAGAATGTGATACAAGCTATAAATTTCAGATGGAGTTGAACACATTGGATGAAGAAAGTCAAAGTAGTGGTAAAGATAAACGTACTCCTAGCATTAGCGGTGGTCTACCAATGCTTCTTCTCTCAGTTTTGCCTCCAGTGATACCCCGTGCAAGTTGGCCATCTACAGAGGCATGCCGAGGAAGAAATTCTGTAACCTTCAGCTCGCAACCAAAATTAAACAGAAAATCTCAACAGACAATAGATTTATACAACCTTTGCTTGAACAAGCGTGAGGACAACCACAGCATATTTTATCGAATCAAGTGTTTATTTGGAAGTCGAGCTTCCTGTAGGAAAGCATCAACGATCTCTATTGCTGACCCGACTGGACAAAGCATCGCTGCAGCTTTGAAAATGCAAGTTGGTATGATAGCTGGGTTTATGCCAAATAGAAAACAATCAATAGTCCGATCATGTAATACACTCAACGTACCAAATCTCGACATGAAATTGCGCAGAGAAACATTTGCCAGAAGTGGACCAATAATTCATATTACTGATGAGCCATCTTGCTCTAAATATGATTCTGAGAATTTgacgaagggtaaacagaagtATGTCGCCGAACCAGAGACGAGAGTTAACTTCGTTCTACCCTTAACCCataaacaaaattcaaatatctcAGAGAGAATCAAAGGATCGCCACGTTTCCCACACAGAATATCACCAACAGCTTCTAGTTTGACAACATTAGATAGACGCAAAACTAGCGGTGATAGTGAATTCAATCTTTCAAGCGTATTTGATGAAAACAGGCGACATAGTCATCAAAACGTTGTAAAGGAACACGACGATAGAATAGTTGAAAACAAATGGAAGTCTACAGAAGACGAAATACCCGGTCCCTCTTCAAGAATATAAAGCAATAATCTTGTATATTTCTATGAGTACATTTGGTACATAAATGGCTAAACATTTGATGAATACGCAAAGACGTTCAATTATGCACATTTCACTTCTTTATTCATTAAAGTAATTGAAATCGAACTCTTACAGGCAGACAGATATTTTACTAATGTACACTTTAAATGTACCTGAATAATTTTAGGATTTCggaatttttttattaggtaaACTTTTGAACTACTAGTACCCTGTTACTGATCATATAAACGCATAGTCCATACAGCCTTATTGTGTTCTACTGTTTGTGTGTTGGGAACTAAATAATTTTGGACTAAAAGGTACCCCTAAATTGTATTAATAGTGAAAGATCCTAAGCATTAAGGCaccaattattttacattataatattctgGCGAACTATAATCTAAATACTCTCAATGAGttatataaaacacaaaataatcatatttgtatattttttaaactaggTAATGAGGTAATAGTAactgaatacaatttatttagtaGGTACGTAGAGCAATCTGTAGATTAATAGTAAAGTAGTGTATTAGAAGAAACATTACTATCCCAACTATATTTGATAAGTAAGTacatagtattatattaattgagGACGTATTCGTCTATTTACATTCAAAGTATATATTACTGTAAGTACAAaagtaaaactttattataacgatattcaaaatattaagagGTGAAATACGAGGTTTTTCGACTATTTACAAAAGctgaaatcaatattttaagCCCAAATGAAATCTATCGAAGCGGTAGATACGTAGgttctataaatatatctaatagGTACATATATCAATAGTtaatatttcgaataaaaatcaAACTACCTACAGTAGTTGTAAGGtgagtatataatattttctttgtagatatattttaatagatatATACGATGACGCCAAATTTCGATGGGTTTTAAAAAGATATGTTGTAGGTACTGAATCTAACGATCCTTTTATTCATTTCTAtttattgcataatatattaatggCAATCTGTATAATTCAGGTACTCTACTCAATACCTAGGCAGTATACAGGTGGTGCTACAATGGCGAGATTAAATGAACATACGAGTACTACATACATAGAACTACTTAATCTTAattagattacttacaggttgttccgaaatgatattatggaaaattaatttatttaggtgaataattatgtatttttaatttttttataattacggtTGTAGCACCACACTGTATATAGAACTCAAATGGGCTTCGTGGttgttcttttataaaaaaccaaAATCCTATCGTTAAACGATCGAGTCAAACGTTTTATGCAAAAGAACACGttcaaatttaaacatataacacattattataaatttacttaTGCAAAATCCGATGACGCCATCGAAATATATACAATTGTGGTCATATCATTAAGAacgataaaaaaaacaatgtagtTATATTAATGGGATTAggagtaaatattaaaatcacttaggtactatttttcttatttatttaattttctatcGATAgctacaaattcaaatagtaaTAAACCTGGATAAATAATTAAGAACG
Encoded here:
- the LOC126967948 gene encoding uncharacterized protein LOC126967948, which encodes MGLRLECKTRRFITDETQELHFRTEIQNRVYKKEVLALDKEISKLEKLLAKPVDSDSNTSSIKVNRRMELNTLDEESQSSGKDKRTPSISGGLPMLLLSVLPPVIPRASWPSTEACRGRNSVTFSSQPKLNRKSQQTIDLYNLCLNKREDNHSIFYRIKCLFGSRASCRKASTISIADPTGQSIAAALKMQVGMIAGFMPNRKQSIVRSCNTLNVPNLDMKLRRETFARSGPIIHITDEPSCSKYDSENLTKGKQKYVAEPETRVNFVLPLTHKQNSNISERIKGSPRFPHRISPTASSLTTLDRRKTSGDSEFNLSSVFDENRRHSHQNVVKEHDDRIVENKWKSTEDEIPGPSSRI